From the Montipora capricornis isolate CH-2021 chromosome 2, ASM3666992v2, whole genome shotgun sequence genome, one window contains:
- the LOC138039175 gene encoding BTB and MATH domain-containing protein 36-like, protein MASNSTIENTSLSEKGSHDETGVDQTEKKVKHCFSEPWEDSDVILVVENETFHVHRLILSMNSPVFKAMFKSQFKEATANEIPLPEKNASGVLDFLKIIYGFQYIQERVEITMENVEDLLKLSHEYQVKQHIFDPCVKFLEDQPKTKKNVMKIEALADLYNLEEVHQGCIDLLKNMRLESLSETIHFRDLDKEKTQYYLTQRIERLETFLDEAFPQFFGVVASFVLEMFGNRKKHPNVTWCSEHVREGKFYNYISMEMMAKCSGCRSMLRSIVSGTKSGLFNWRENIFPPLHGGNHHFSDDLFSVMENCVMLTGKKVTFNHNV, encoded by the exons ATGGCATCTAACAGCACCATCGAAAACACAAGCCTTTCAGAAAAGGGAAGCCACGACGAAACTG GAGTAGATCAAACAGAAAAGAAGGTGAAGCATTGCTTTTCTGAACCATGGGAAGATAGTGACGTAATTCTTGTGGTGGAGAACGAGACGTTTCATGTTCATCGTCTGATACTGAGTATGAACTCTCCAGTGTTCAAGGCTATGTTCAAATCACAGTTTAAAGAAGCCACGGCCAACGAGATTCCTCTGCCTGAGAAAAATGCCAGTGGTGTTCTGGACTTTCTGAAGATAATTTATGGCTTCCAGTACATCCAAGAGCGGGTGGAAATTACAA TGGAAAATGTGGAAGATCTTCTAAAGTTAAGTCACGAGTATCAGGTAAAACAACACATATTCGACCCTTGTGTGAAGTTCCTCGAGGACCaacccaaaacaaaaaaaaacgtcatGAAGATTGAGGCGCTGGCAGACTTATACAATCTGGAGGAGGTACATCAGGGTTGCATCGACCTGCTCAAGAATATGAGACTTGAGTCCCTTTCAGAAACTATTCATTTTCGGGACCTCGACAAGGAAAAGACGCAATATTACCTGACACAAAGGATTGAACGATTAGAGACGTTTCTTGACGAGGCATTTCCCCAGTTTTTTGGAGTAGTGGCGAGTTTTGTACTCGAAATGTTCGGGAATAGAAAAAAACATCCAAACGTGACGTGGTGCAGTGAGCATGTCAGAGAGGGTAAATTTTATAACTATATTTCCATGGAAATGATGGCAAAATGTTCAGGCTGTAGGAGCATGTTAAGGTCAATAGTTAGTGGAACCAAGAGTGGGTTGTTTAATTGGAGAGAAAATATTTTCCCCCCCCTCCATGGGGGCAACCACCATTTTAGTGACGATCTGTTCTCTGTAATGGAGAATTGTGTCATGTTGACTGGGAAAAAAGTGACATTTAATCATAATGTGTAA